A stretch of the Sebaldella sp. S0638 genome encodes the following:
- the murA gene encoding UDP-N-acetylglucosamine 1-carboxyvinyltransferase has protein sequence MVDGFKITGKRALNGVIPVSGAKNAALPILIGTLVEKGEYIIRNVPNLRDIRVLIKLLEDLGMKVEQINDNDYKIINNGIKRNEASYEIVKKMRASFLVMGPMISNLNESVVSLPGGCAIGSRPVDLHIKGFEALGAEITQVHGYIHAKSDNLKGAEVNLKFPSVGATENLMMAAVKVPGKTIIGNAAREPEIVDLGNFLIKMGAKITGLGTSSIEIEGVEELHACEYSVMPDRIEAGTYIIASIITEGELKVKDARLDDLGVFKSELEDMGVKFEYEDGNVLKINGKLDTLKPARIRTIPHPGFPTDMQPQMMLLLSLVNGTSELEETVFENRFMHVPEFNRMGTDISIRHGVAVVSGGLHLSGAEVMASDLRAGAALVLAGLAAEGTTVVNRVYHIDRGYDKLEEKLNKVGAKIERIKLDA, from the coding sequence GTGGTTGATGGATTCAAAATAACAGGAAAAAGAGCATTAAACGGAGTGATACCGGTAAGCGGGGCGAAGAATGCAGCATTGCCGATATTAATAGGAACTCTTGTGGAAAAAGGAGAGTACATAATCAGAAATGTACCGAATTTGAGAGATATAAGAGTTTTGATAAAACTTCTTGAAGATTTGGGAATGAAGGTAGAACAGATCAATGACAATGATTATAAAATAATAAATAACGGTATTAAGAGAAATGAAGCAAGTTATGAAATAGTAAAAAAGATGAGAGCCTCTTTTTTAGTTATGGGACCAATGATCAGCAATCTTAATGAGTCAGTGGTATCACTTCCGGGAGGATGTGCAATAGGATCAAGACCTGTAGACCTTCATATAAAAGGTTTTGAAGCTCTGGGAGCAGAAATAACACAGGTACACGGATATATTCATGCAAAGTCGGATAATCTGAAAGGTGCAGAAGTAAATCTGAAATTTCCAAGTGTAGGAGCTACGGAAAACCTAATGATGGCAGCAGTAAAGGTTCCGGGAAAAACAATAATCGGAAATGCAGCAAGAGAACCGGAAATAGTGGATTTAGGGAACTTTTTAATAAAAATGGGAGCTAAAATAACTGGTTTAGGAACTAGTTCTATAGAAATAGAAGGTGTGGAAGAACTACATGCATGTGAATACAGCGTGATGCCTGACAGAATTGAAGCGGGGACTTATATTATCGCTTCTATAATTACAGAAGGTGAACTAAAGGTAAAAGATGCAAGACTTGATGATCTTGGGGTTTTTAAATCTGAATTGGAAGATATGGGAGTTAAGTTTGAATATGAAGACGGAAATGTACTTAAAATAAACGGAAAACTTGACACTCTGAAACCTGCAAGAATAAGAACAATACCTCATCCGGGATTCCCTACAGATATGCAGCCTCAGATGATGCTTTTGCTGTCTCTTGTTAACGGTACAAGCGAGCTTGAAGAAACAGTTTTTGAAAACAGATTTATGCATGTTCCTGAGTTTAACAGAATGGGAACTGATATAAGCATAAGACATGGTGTTGCTGTGGTAAGCGGAGGACTTCATCTAAGCGGTGCGGAAGTAATGGCATCTGACCTGAGAGCAGGAGCTGCACTGGTACTGGCGGGACTTGCTGCTGAAGGGACTACTGTGGTTAACAGAGTTTATCATATAGACAGAGGATATGACAAATTAGAGGAAAAACTTAATAAAGTCGGAGCAAAAATCGAAAGAATAAAATTAGACGCATAA
- a CDS encoding DUF1694 domain-containing protein, which yields MKKIEQEKDRVFNKQLEKNIFLGEYKERVIAALTKEEVEEKGVYKEIIQALKTKEAKNLKIARDIEFSKIKDYVAEAEKIGINYQLVDGLSYSGDIGLVVSADDALENPVEDPIIKSVPERFREKGLVDIYYESMGEKICEFHKKIIHDELPEFENKYRDITLIDRVLGVKCPIDEKLGGKKRG from the coding sequence ATGAAAAAAATAGAACAGGAAAAAGACCGGGTATTCAATAAACAGCTCGAAAAGAATATATTTTTGGGCGAATATAAAGAGAGGGTAATTGCTGCTTTAACAAAAGAAGAAGTAGAGGAGAAGGGAGTGTACAAGGAAATAATTCAGGCACTTAAAACTAAGGAAGCAAAAAACCTCAAGATTGCCAGGGATATAGAGTTCTCGAAAATAAAAGACTATGTCGCGGAAGCTGAAAAGATAGGTATAAATTATCAGCTTGTGGACGGATTATCGTATTCAGGAGACATAGGTCTTGTGGTATCAGCTGATGATGCACTGGAAAATCCAGTGGAAGATCCCATAATAAAAAGTGTACCTGAGAGATTCAGGGAAAAGGGACTGGTTGATATTTACTATGAATCAATGGGGGAAAAAATCTGTGAATTTCACAAAAAAATTATACATGACGAGCTTCCGGAATTTGAAAACAAATACAGGGATATTACATTAATAGACCGGGTTTTGGGAGTGAAATGTCCAATAGATGAAAAATTAGGAGGAAAAAAACGTGGTTGA
- a CDS encoding DUF4912 domain-containing protein — MKYLEDMSNEELLMIAKRERVLLSLKFLRDELINSLEVRGYAKKDPVKAAHEMEEIERERNRPKKNEIRIAADGSVEVVEIPLEEHEIEDAYEVKEEKAPKVEHSRDTQKDLEVAKEIAREIDEKMVGKNDINTAPETEKEAKSNSENGMESEKIVAASEKSVEEISVTPSEKASEIVSVKQPEVERAEVVPSERNNIRIVFLNQEVEMPAKRKNRKKFHRNFIFRRGTKKLREKTRGLYDLRSKLEFYPTSLDEDFVNRRIKERKVQNSKYLIGNERVSEASNKGDVFFDKAPLPSAYFVDEVVLMPKNNNTLFAYWEIRDDTYNKLKHEKNILSNVVIKVYKNGVEDQRIIRSERLGSHYIHNIEAAQDYDVSIGYENADGEYIEIAHSSRALAPRDKASENKDLKWLEVNENNDKKELEVGIDPETDENYIDEDVFSVLLDKLRNVRSS; from the coding sequence AAGCTTAAAGTTCTTAAGGGACGAGTTGATAAACAGCCTTGAAGTAAGAGGTTATGCCAAAAAAGATCCTGTAAAGGCTGCGCATGAAATGGAAGAGATCGAAAGGGAGAGAAACAGACCTAAGAAAAATGAGATAAGAATAGCAGCTGACGGAAGTGTAGAAGTGGTAGAAATACCTTTAGAGGAACATGAAATAGAAGATGCATATGAAGTAAAAGAAGAAAAAGCACCAAAAGTGGAACATTCGCGTGATACTCAGAAAGATCTTGAAGTAGCTAAAGAAATAGCAAGGGAGATTGATGAAAAAATGGTTGGTAAAAATGATATCAATACAGCTCCTGAGACTGAAAAAGAGGCGAAATCAAATAGTGAAAACGGAATGGAAAGTGAAAAAATTGTTGCTGCATCGGAAAAATCAGTTGAGGAGATAAGTGTAACACCATCAGAAAAAGCCAGTGAAATTGTTTCGGTAAAACAACCTGAAGTAGAAAGAGCGGAAGTAGTACCAAGCGAAAGAAATAACATAAGAATCGTATTTCTAAATCAGGAAGTAGAAATGCCTGCAAAAAGAAAGAATAGAAAAAAATTCCATAGAAATTTTATATTCAGAAGAGGTACAAAAAAATTAAGAGAAAAAACAAGAGGTCTTTATGATTTGAGATCAAAGCTGGAATTTTATCCTACATCACTGGATGAAGACTTTGTAAACAGAAGAATAAAAGAAAGAAAGGTACAGAATTCCAAGTATCTGATAGGAAATGAAAGAGTTTCGGAAGCGTCAAACAAAGGAGATGTTTTCTTTGATAAAGCTCCTCTTCCAAGTGCTTACTTTGTGGATGAAGTAGTTTTGATGCCAAAAAATAACAATACTTTATTTGCATACTGGGAAATAAGAGATGATACATACAATAAGCTGAAACATGAAAAAAATATACTCAGCAATGTAGTAATAAAAGTATATAAAAACGGTGTGGAAGATCAGAGAATAATCCGCAGCGAAAGATTGGGAAGCCATTATATACACAATATAGAAGCGGCTCAGGATTATGACGTAAGTATTGGATATGAAAATGCAGATGGTGAGTATATAGAAATAGCTCATTCTTCAAGAGCATTGGCACCAAGGGATAAAGCTTCGGAAAATAAAGATCTGAAATGGCTTGAGGTAAATGAGAACAATGATAAAAAGGAACTGGAAGTAGGAATAGACCCAGAGACAGACGAAAACTACATAGATGAAGATGTTTTTTCTGTACTGCTGGATAAATTAAGAAATGTAAGGTCTTCTTAA